A single genomic interval of Penaeus chinensis breed Huanghai No. 1 chromosome 23, ASM1920278v2, whole genome shotgun sequence harbors:
- the LOC125037617 gene encoding uncharacterized protein LOC125037617 has protein sequence MHPSAFAFVLVTLLSVSLGLPQEAAPVPRALIELRKPLTQLDMETLRANMNSRPKVEFYVKCVTVGEPCDRVGHALKNLLAAEASGPTNCRGCTESELERVRFVMDSLERDHKDLACELHKSRDIPIFPKNPCV, from the exons ATGCATCCGTCCGCCTTCGCCTTCGTGTTGGTAACCCTGCTGTCGGTTTCTTTGGGTTTACCGCAAGAAGCTGCACCTGTTCCCCGGGCATTAATCGAACTGCGCAAGCCCCTCACGCAACTCGACATGGAGACTCTGAGGGCTAACATGAACTCACGCCCCAAGGTTGAGTTCTACGTCAAGTGCGTGACTGTTGGAGAACCGTGCGACAGGGTTGGCCACGCGCTCAAGA ACCTCCTCGCCGCCGAAGCGTCCGGACCCACCAACTGCCGCGGGTGCACTGAGAGCGAGCTGGAACGAGTCCGCTTCGTGATGGATTCCCTGGAAAGAGATCACAAGGACCTGGCGTGCGAGCTTCACAAGTCCAGGGATATCCCGATATTCCCTAAAAATCCCTGCGTTTGA
- the LOC125037472 gene encoding RNA polymerase II degradation factor 1-like — translation MGSRNYQDTPMPRRHSLLDVTLAPKWRHRSHSLSLVNVSGFSPGLSQMSTSGSQRTPATPCFVSPRMAFSTQFSYDSPIQILTSSNPRILTPGMVSQLKGRFSMKRLSRRWKIVLIMFFTALGAGLFISRKMGEISSMNKSSCEDGGHGCEPDHRHPGLAERFMDVVSIDKVHEHIHTLARGLRKSLEGEEGQQQGEPAGQEHETENEDDQTLEETSLDTGTTTEDLEEQEQEQNELDDEWVLDVPDRYPRGLREQTTYGTRNSEGGRKMVESEYEEDGEDAPAPSQRASHLAPQQRQQEVTNRRTGSPPKKIVAAQSRVQGRPSSARSQQQNQNQQQQQQQQNKRNYQQYQQQNLGQRRSEGHRGQRPPPQEGRRYAQGKRPVRTPPGVNPRRYEM, via the exons atgggcagcCGCAACTACCAAGACACACCAATGCCACGTCGTCAT AGTCTGTTGGACGTCACTCTCGCTCCAAAATGGCGGCACAGGAGTCATTCGTTGAGTCTCGTCAATGTGTCTGGATTTTCGCCAGGATtaag TCAGATGAGCACGAGTGGCAGCCAGAGAACGCCAGCCACCCCTTGTTTCGTCAGTCCTCGAATGGCCTTTTCCACGCAGTTCTCTTACGACTCTCCCATACAG ATCCTGACCTCCAGCAACCCTCGCATCCTAACCCCTGGCATGGTGTCCCAACTGAAAGGGCGGTTCTCCATGAAGAGGCTGTCCCGTCGCTGGAAGATCGTGTTGATCATGTTCTTCACCGCTCTCGGCGCTGGCCTCTTCATAAGCAGGAAGATGGGCG AAATTTCAAGCATGAACAAGAGTTCTTGTGAAGACGGTGGGCACGGATGTGAACCGGACCACCGCCATCCAGGACTCGCCGAG AGATTCATGGATGTAGTTTCCATCGACAAAGTCCACGAGCACATCCACACCCTAGCGAGAGGCCTGCGCAAGAgcctggaaggggaggaggggcagcagCAGGGAGAGCCGGCAGGACAGGAACACGAGACTGAAAACGAGGACGATCAGACGCTCGAGGAGACTTCGCTCGACACGGGGACCACCACAGAAGACTtggaagaacaagagcaagagcaaaatGAACTAGATGATGAATGGGTGTTGGACGTTCCCGACAGGTACCCGAGAGGTCTAAGAGAACAGACCACATACGGGACGAGAAATTCTGAAGGTGGACGAAAGATGGTTGAATCAGAGTACGAAGAGGACGGGGAAGACGCTCCTGCCCCGAGCCAAAGGGCGTCGCACCTCGCACCCCAGCAGAGGCAGCAGGAGGTGACCAACAGGCGAACAGGAAGTCCCCCAAAGAAAATAGTAGCAGCCCAGAGCAGGGTGCAGGGAAGGCCTTCGTCCGCCAGGTCTCAGCAGCAGAACCagaaccagcagcagcagcagcagcagcagaataaACGGAACTACCAGCAGTACCAGCAGCAGAACCTTGGCCAGCGGAGGAGCGAGGGCCATCGAGGGCAGAGACCCCCTCCTCAAGAAGGCCGCAGGTACGCGCAGGGCAAGCGACCGGTGAGGACCCCGCCTGGCGTTAATCCACGAAGATATGAAATGTGA
- the LOC125037437 gene encoding uncharacterized protein LOC125037437, with translation MVLRASWLLLALWAWSGKWAATASDARCDVEALRCDVICSFPDLTTHCNRCVRRRPMRFGKRSDGKMSAFSRVPKEALSAAPAASTLPRTPLAFPKATEAPRVFLSQAQRPASFDRLEAEPKFLSALILTPESHPRVLEDFEGAGPGIEYDDDLRRRRRRRNASQRLEDAAPRSFRNARLSGDAARGLTRRKRSTVYEIIESLMELLGLETLPVDPRFYGCHELVLPFYN, from the exons GTGCTGCGAGCTAGTTGGTTGCTGTTGGCGCTGTGGGCGTGGTCAGGCAAGTGGGCGGCGACCGCCAGTGACGCGAGATGTGACGTCGAGGCGCTCAGGTGTGACGTCATCTGTTCCTTCCCTGACCTGACGACGCATTGCAACCGCTGCGTCAGGAG ACGCCCCATGAGGTTCGGCAAGAGATCGGACGGGAAGATGTCGGCGTTCTCTCGCGTCCCGAAGGAGGCGCTGTCGGCGGCGCCCGCAGCCTCGACTCTCCCTCGGACTCCGCTGGCTTTCCCGAAGGCCACGGAGGCGCCGCGGGTCTTCCTGTCGCAGGCGCAGAGGCCGGCCTCGTTTGATCGTCTCGAGGCCGAGCCCAAGTTCCTCTCGGCCTTGATCCTCACGCCCGAGTCTCACCCTCGCGTGCTGGAGGACTTCGAGGGGGCCGGACCCGGAATCGAGTACGACGACGACCTCCGGAGACGACGCCGAAGGAGGAACGCGTCCCAGCGCCTCGAGGACGCGGCTCCCCGGTCCTTCCGCAACGCGAGGCTCTCTGGAGACGCCGCTCGAGGGCTCACGCGGAGGAAGAGATCGACCGTCTACGAGATTATCGAGAGCCTCATGGAACTCCTCGGGCTGGAGACGCTGCCGGTGGACCCGCGCTTCTACGGGTGCCACGAGCTGGTGCTGCCCTTCTACAACTAG